One Nocardia huaxiensis genomic window, ATCCACGCGCGCTCTACCTTCCCGGTGTTGAGCACGGTGAACTTCGCCCGGTAGTTCTGAAAGCGCTGCCCACTCTTGCTGCGCCAGATTGCGACAAGGTCATCGTCAGTGCTCAGCACCTCGGCGCCAGGGGCGAGCAGTCCCCGGAATTGCGCAGAGCGGCCCGGGGCCGCCTTCTCGAACAGAAGGAACGGCGGTACCTTCGCGCGCTCGGCCTCGGTCGCGTGCGTCGCCTCGAAAGCGTTGCGCAGCAGAAGGTTACCGGAGCGCGGGGTGTCGTGGAGGTCCGGCTGTCCGGGCTTACGGTTGTCGCCGTAGTAGGTGAAGATCCCGGTTTGAGGATCGAGCACGTCGGGCCAATCGCTCTCGTTCCCGCTGGTGAACAGAACCACCATGCGGACCTCGTTGCGGGCCGGAGACCCGTTGTACCGGAACCCGCCCAGATTGCCCACCGGTGCAAGCCTTGCCAGCGCGTCGTCTCCCGTATGGCCTTGTGTACCTCCCAAATACACCGTCTCCAGTGTGAGGTCGGAAGTCGTCAGGTCTTCGAAGGCCACCGTGTGCGACATGGCGAACACCGTAACGGTACAGGCCGACAGCTGCCCGGTTTTGCGGAAGGCAGGAACTGAGCCGAGCATGGCGGCAGGCACCGGCCGCCGACCCTGCTGGATGCCGGAATGCCCTGCTGCTGACCGAATTTCGGTATTGGCAGGCGGATCGGCTCGCGGTGTGGGTTGGGTCGACCGCTGCCGCGCGATCCGGCTGATGGGATGCGTACCTAGGCCGCGTGCGAGCGGTGTAGTGCTGTCTGGATCCTAGCTGCGGCATGCTCGATGGTTTCGGGAGCGGGGACATGTAGCTCACCGAACGAGTGTTGTGCCGGCATGGTGAGTTCGACGACGTCGAACTGTGGCTGGTCTGCAAAGTACGTGCGGGTTTTGAATTTCCGTCCGGCGGTAACCGTCTTGAACGTGGGGTTGGGGATGTACAGCTCGACGATGACGTTGTTGCACCAC contains:
- a CDS encoding restriction endonuclease — encoded protein: MPAAMLGSVPAFRKTGQLSACTVTVFAMSHTVAFEDLTTSDLTLETVYLGGTQGHTGDDALARLAPVGNLGGFRYNGSPARNEVRMVVLFTSGNESDWPDVLDPQTGIFTYYGDNRKPGQPDLHDTPRSGNLLLRNAFEATHATEAERAKVPPFLLFEKAAPGRSAQFRGLLAPGAEVLSTDDDLVAIWRSKSGQRFQNYRAKFTVLNTGKVERAWIDDLANGVPPVKSVHCPESWKAWVKSCSYDTLTAAPTTVIRSKAEQFPADKAGQAILAAIHAHFDGRPHDFEKCAVEIWRMIAPATGVCDLTRPSRDGGRDAVGEYQLGPIGDPIKIDFALEAKCYGPTNSVGVREMSRLISRLRHRNFGVFVTLSYFNSQVYEEVRTDGHPIALISGRDIVSTLKSNGYGDLGAVKGWLRNQFPPVP